In Oncorhynchus keta strain PuntledgeMale-10-30-2019 unplaced genomic scaffold, Oket_V2 Un_contig_2403_pilon_pilon, whole genome shotgun sequence, one DNA window encodes the following:
- the LOC127921938 gene encoding uncharacterized protein LOC127921938, protein MLYYEVYCVHSGYIIDCVVYCVHSGYIIDCVVYCGYIIDCVVHCVHSGYIIDCVVYCGYVIDCVVYCGYVIDCVVHCVHSGYIIDCVVYCAYIIDCVVYCVHSGYVIDCVVYCVYIIDCVVYCVHSGYIIDCVVHCVHSGYIIDCVVYCVHSGYIIDCVVHCVHSGYIIDCVVYCGYVIDCVVYCAYIIDCVVYCVHSGYIIDCVVHCVHSGYIIDCVVYCVYIIDCVVYCVHSGYVIDCVVYCVYIIDCVVHCVHSGYIIDCVVYCGYIIDCVVYCVYIIDCVVYCGYIIDCVVYCGYIIDCVVYCVYIIYCVVYCGYIIDCVVYCGYIIVCVVYCGYIIDCVVYCGYIIDCVVYCVHSGYVIDCVVYCVYIIDCVVIVDIL, encoded by the coding sequence atgttatACTATGAGGTGTattgtgttcatagtggatatattatagactgtgtggtgtattgtgttcatagtggatatattatagactgtgtggtgtattgtggatatattatagactgtgtggtgcattgtgttcatagtggatatattatagactgtgtggtgtattgtggatatgttatagactgtgtggtgtattgtggatatgttatagactgtgtggtgcattgtgttcatagtggatatattatagactgtgtggtgtattgtgcatatattatagactgtgtggtgtattgtgttcatagtggatatgttatagactgtgtggtgtattgtgtatatattatagactgtgtggtgtattgtgttcatagtggatatattatagactgtgtggtgcattgtgttcatagtggatatattatagactgtgtggtgtattgtgttcatagtggatatattatagactgtgtggtgcattgtgttcatagtggatatattatagactgtgtggtgtattgtggatatgttatagactgtgtggtgtattgtgcatatattatagactgtgtggtgtattgtgttcatagtggatatattatagactgtgtggtgcattgtgttcatagtggatatattatagactgtgtggtgtattgtgtatatattatagactgtgtggtgtattgtgttcatagtggatatgttatagactgtgtggtgtattgtgtatatattatagactgtgtggtgcattgtgttcatagtggatatattatagactgtgtggtgtattgtggatatattatagactgtgtggtgtattgtgtatatattatagactgtgtggtgtattgtggatatattatagactgtgtggtgtattgtggatatattatagactgtgtggtgtattgtgtatatattatatactgtgtggtgtattgtggatatattatagactgtgtggtgtattgtggatatattatagtctgtgtggtgtattgtggatatattatagactgtgtggtgtattgtggatatattatagactgtgtggtgtattgtgttcatagtggatatgttatagactgtgtggtgtattgtgtatatattatagactgtgtggttattgtggatatattatag